GGTAGGCATGACCTTGGTGGGTCTGAAACAGGCCTATTCACCAGCCCCCTCATGGGAGGGAACCTTCAGACCTTTAGAGACAGATGGAGGTAGGGAAAGGAGATGACTCTTTTTAAATCCCTACTGGTAAGAGAGCCCCAAACAATAGTTGATTGCTTTTTTCCTTGATAACTCACCTTATTATATAAACACCAAGTGAAAACCAGTTGGGGATAGATTAGGTTGAGATACCTTGCCAGATCTCATGTGTAATTTCTGCCTGTGACTTGTTAGCTCTAGAGGtccctttgctttcatttttgttctccTTTGTGCGGGAGACAGTCAGGTGGGTCCTCCTAAAAAGTAGAGTTGCATCTTTGCTCTCTAGGTAGTAATGTTAATAGTCATCATCTAGAATAGGTCCAATGCTGTTCAACGATCTGTCTCTAATTATTATAACTCCACAAGGTATTATCATCCCCACTTAACAGATGAGGCTCACAAAGTTTCAGTATTTTCTCATACAGCCAGTGAATAGTAGAGGCAGAATCTGTCTATGTAACTCCTAAGCTCATGTCCTTCCTAACATTTTCCTAAATCTTTTaccattatatttaaaatacaacctCCTGTAATGGCCTAACCAGGAACTGTGAATCGGTACAATATTCACTAAAATAAAGCCTCCAAGCTCTCTGATGTAACTTCTTGTTATTGTGGATCTCAGGAATATGGAATAACTCAAATAATTCTTGCTGCATTGCAGGGGAAGATATTTTATCAACTTACTTTTATTAACATCCTATAGTTAATTCCCTCATTTCTTCTTAGAGTTCTGGTTTACAGATAATTGAATCCATGCTCTTCTCTGATCACGGGTATAAACTGGGCATCCTACTGAGGGCTGCAGGCTACTTGTGTTGTTCTGTGCCTTTCTTCTCCTAGGTATGTCTTCATAACATCGGGGGTCAGATAGTTGGAGGACTTTGTTAGCCCAATATTACATAAATGTTTCCGACTCAGCTACTAAATGATTTTCTCCTCTATTGAGGCTTGGCAGGTTTTTCCTTCGAATTGTCTAATTTTCTTTAGATTGTAGCATGGCTATTCTAATCACAGTACACTGTGTTGCTTGTAGAGGTCATCACACCACAGTTCCCAGGGCAAGTATTGGAAAAGCATCATTGAGTTTGGTTCATCTTCTGTCCATTGTATTCCCTGGATTTTGTATTTAAGCTTCTGTATTATTTAACAATGACTGTTTTGCAGATTGCCCCATAAAAGAAAATTGGCTGGCTCGCTTTTTGgtaacattctttaaaatgtgaCTATTCTGTTTTATAGACGAGGTAACAGATAGGAAATTGGAAATAGTTGTATTACAAGGGAAAAAATGTAAGGTGAGAACTTGGGGTGCTGTTTGAAAGAGATGGCTTTCCTTACCAGAGTAGTAGGTCCGTAGATTCTTTACCTTCTCCTATAAGGTGCTGATTTGACACAGTGCTGGACATTTCTTAAACCCTTGTGTGAAAATTCTTCTTCTGTCCAGGGATCCAGGGGGAGTTGGAGTGTGCATTCCGCACAGACCACACAGCTAATTGGGTCGGGAATGACATCTGGCCATACTGTGGTAGTGGACTATAAGAGGGGCTCAGAACAAAATCTCTGCCTAAATAGGGAGAGTCTGGACCAACTTGATCACCATCTCTTAGGAATCTGAACAGAAGAGTATAGCAAAGATCCAATAAGTAGTGGCAAGTGTAGAAGATGGAAACTCATGAAGTAGAGAGAGGTCATGGCGGACCATGAGTGAGGGTGTTACAAGTAAAGAGAAGCTAGACGGAAGCCAAATGGGAGGCACAGGAAGAGTGAAAGAGGCACGGAGAGGAACAGGTGAGAGGGAGTAGTCGGGTCCCATGGATGATCAAGTAGAAGATCTAATAGTACCTGTGTAACCTCAGGCCCTAGAATTGGTATGAAACTGGGCTTGTCTTTCTGGGCTTCTGCGAGGTCTCTTTGACATTTGTGATTACTGCTTACTCATTCCTATGTGTCTCCTGACAATAAACTCCATGTTCTCTGACGGACCTTGAGGAGGTTTTTCAACAAACCAGTATGTCTAACACTcaatttaaatagtatttttttctcagttcaaattcattctttaattCATTAGTGCAAGAAGTAGAAAGGAAgtatcagaaatttatttttgagcaTCATTCGACTGATATGAAGGATGTAGGGTTTATTCATTTTAGCCTTCATTAGGAGGAAATTAATGTTAGATACATTTTTCTGGGCATGAAGGTGAGCACAGCAATGAATATATGGTGACTGTATCTTTTAAGATCAGGAAAGATCCTTTATGTAAGAATTAATCATATTGATGATGAGCTATACTTACAggttaaaattatgtttattcagCAACATCTAACCTACTCTGCACTGTAGGTTAGGGAATTTAGGAGGAACTGTCCCTTAAACAAGGTTAAAGTTCTGTTGAgcttctttctttgatttaacTTAGGCTGGGCAGTCTTGGACATAATGCAGGCATAATGGAGATGTGCTCTTACATATCTGGGGTAGGGAAGAAACAGAGCAAGTGGCTGAGAATGGTTGTTGATTCAAAATCCAGCTCCACCATTTAGtatgtgtgagcttgggcaagtcccttaatCCTTAGTTTTCTTATATACAGGATGTAGTGTTGATAccgtaaaaattaaatgaaatgatatattaAGGACGGAACACAATACTTAGCATTCAATAAGGGTTCAAATGAATAGTTGTGATGGTAGAATATGTTATTAGTTGTTGTCTTTGCTGTAATTATCACTGATGCTGGGCAGTGTAGGCCAGAAATGGCTAGCTATTGCCCAAGGGCCAAATCTGGCTGccccctgtttttgtaaatacagttttaaCAGGAGGCAGCCACGTCTGCTCATTTGCTTATTGTCTATGTCTGCTTTCATACTACAGCAGCAGAGCTGAATGGTTGTGACAGATCGTATGGTCCACAAAACCTAAAGTATATACTATTTGACCCTTCCTAGACAATGTTTTCTGATCTTTGTTATAGTGGAAATAGGAAATTGTAAAAACTTGACAGTCATACAGATCTGAACTTGAATTCTGGTTCTATTCCTTAGTTTAGGCAAATTGGGCAAACTTCCCTTTGAGACACAGGTTCCTCACCGGTGACAATGAGATATAGATAGGCATATTACTGTGCTTACATATGTGAAAGCCCTTGGTACAAAAACGTTGCTCAATAAGTAGTAACATCAGTGTCTTCCTTTTGCATTCCtccttctgctttccttcctACTGAAAGGAAGGTAGTTTGGATGATTCTGGGTTTAATTTCACTATTTCAAAAATGTATCAAGACATTGTAATTTATGTTTATATGCACATTATCATCTACCTACTAGTAGCTAGCTGTACTTTACTTGAATTCTTAGAAGCAAGTAGAACAAGTGGCAACACAAGTTATtactgaattcaaataaaaaatattcttctccAGGGGGGAAGTAATTTGTCTTTCAAATTCGTTGGCAAattcaaatttgtatttctttttttaaagatttatttgtttatttttagggagaagagagagcacgagcagggggaggagtagaaggaaaaggagagaagagaaaaggagagaacgtccagcagactccctgcagagcctgagcggggctccatctcacgaccccgagatcatgacctgagctgaaaccaagagtcggacgcttgaccgactgagccacccaggtgccctcaactttgtatttcaaattcaaattcattaaGCAAATTTCCTAAAGTAGAATATTACCTAAATGCACCTCTGgtttcaatgttttatttattgggctTAACATAAATCGAATAACATGGTACTTGCATCATGATTATCATAATTCTAAGGTTGACAAGATTTATTCGTTTTGAGTGCTGCTTGTTGGTCAGGTCTATCTGGTGGACAGATGGAGGACCAAATGTGAGTCAGAGCTTCCACATTCTGTAGGCAAGTATAGGGATGAATTTATCAAAGACAAGTTCTCTGGTGAACTAAAGGCTCAGAATAGCGTGACATTTTCATGCAAATCACTCTTCTTGCTCTTCAGTCTTGAATATGTTTAGTTTAATTAAATTTGTCAAACTCATAATCATTCATGAATAACTAACATTTCCTATTTCCTGCTAATTCAGAAAAAGACCCACCatctcatttttagaaattaaatacttATAGATATTTCTCATTTTCAGTGGATCAGACAGACGAGTTATTAAATGTGTACATGCTGAGCAAAttagttttgaatttatttctttttaatttattttcctcttaaaaaaaattcttcttagCTTGCTTATCTCTGTTGACTCAATTCCCATCTTTTGGATATTCTTTATATACCCCATGTGAACCTGTGTTGTAGAATGCAGAATATTGATAGTTGACCCTAGAGAtagtgatattgaacattatatctaattttaatttttcctcctttaaaacTAACTTCCAAATTCTATATTCTTAACACTTTTGCCGGTGACCCACATGAATCTGCTTTTCACTAGGGTCTGCAGCCGTGGAAATATCAGCAGGCATTGCCTCGGGGGCTTCTTTCGGATGCAGTTTCCTAAGAATCATCACTGAGTAAGTGTGTTAAGTTATCCACATATTAATTAGATCAATTTGCGACAAAGCCAGTGGGTCCAGCAAAGTAAACATGAATTTTGTAAAGAGGACAGGATAATTCCCCACCaagcatgttatttttattattatttattttttattttttattttttaaagattttatttatttatttaagagagagaatgagatagagagcatgagaggggggagggtcagagggagaagctgactccctgctgaacagggagcccgatgcgggactcgatcccgggactccaggatcatgacctgagccaaaggcagtcgcttaaccaactgagccacccaggcgccctatttttattattttttaaggagtaATTTCCTCTTGAGATTTCTCACACTTCAACGATGTCTGAGGTATAAGATACATGTAGTAGACCCTCACTGACAAACATAAGGAGAGAATAAATGAGTTTGCAGCACTGGTCTCTCAAcctgatttaaatatatttttggttatATGAATAAATAAGCCATACAAACAATAGACCGATGGGCCCTTTTTAGAtcatataaaaggagaaaagtagAGTTTGGAAGATATGAGGCTTGGATCCTGTTGCTGGCTTTGATGCTGCTTGGCCAGGTGACCTTGCATAATTTCTCTGATCTCTCTGGTTCTTTATCACCATTTCTGCTAAATGAGAAGCTTGGATCAGATGATGTTTAAGCTCCTCtagctcttaaatttattgaatgtgtttctttttgttccttatATTTCAGTAGTCTAAAACTATTACTTAGGCTAAATAGGTAGAACTCATACAGAGAATTTGTCATTTACATATTAGGACATTAGAGAGCTTTTCTAGGTCTTCTGCAGCTCGTGTGGGAACGATAATGGCTAACCAGAACCTTCTTAGCAAAGCTGGAAGGAATTACCAGCTTTCATTCTCCAGGAAATGTGTTTGCTGATCCTAGGGCTTTAGTAATCAGTTTAGACGTGATTGTACAATATGAATGTATGTTCATTTAAATATTGTTACTAACCATAATAACACCACTTTCTATTGAGGATGCAtattgacttttttaaagattttatttatttattagagagagagagggagtgagagagagagagcacaggcagggggagctgcagagggagagggagaagcagactcccagccgaacagggagcccgaagtggggctcgatcccaggaccctgggatcatgacctgagccgaaggcagacgcttaaccaactgagccacacaggcaccccgcATACTGATTTTTGAGACCATGGTTAATCACTGACTGGGTAAAACATTCATGCAAGCTCTCAACCAGGGGCTTTTGGCCTGCCTTTGATTTTAGTTCCAGCTGTAATGAAGAGTTCCAAGTCATCTGTTGCTGCTGCTAATGGAGTTGACTCCTAACTGTCTGTGGTATCCTTGATACCATACCCTTAAATAGACTTTACCTCTTCCCTAATTCTGTCTGCTTCTTGGGATCATGCACCACATAAATGATCTGCACTCAAGTTCTTGTCTTGGCTCTGTACTTGGGGTCACCCCAACTAAGACAAGATCATCTGAATAATGGCATATTACTACCTTTCAATATCTGAAATAAATGTAGGACGTATATTTTGTGCTGTTCTCTAGAAGCCAGAATAAACACCTTTAAAGATGTTGTAATCTtaactataaataaaaacttaaatgacCTTTGCTCACTTCAACAAAAATCTAGTTTTAAATAAAGGAGATCCTTGCTGCACCATGATATCTCAATCTTTTTGAGCTTTTAAATTTTGACCCTTCAAGGAAATTGAACTTGAATAGTGAGAGCACTTGTTCTTTAGGGAACCTGGGGCTGTTAAAAAAGAACAACCTGATATCTTGTACCAGCTAGAAAATGTGCAAAAATGAGGCTGATGGCGAGAAAAATGCAAAAGTAGGAATCATTTGTGTTGATATCTGATGCTTGGTCTCCTATATTAGAAACTCCTTGGATCCATAacaatttgatttttcttctaagatttccATATAAAAATTATAGCTGTCATTTATTTGCAATGCATCTGAAGAGTTTAAGAGAATGTGAGAATTGTTCCAAAATATTCTTTGTTCATGAAGCCGTGTCTTGGTTCATCAGACACTTGACTGGACTCCCTAGCATCGAGATAAGCATAGACCCAGAAGagacattttgaagaaaaaaggcTTTGACTTGTCCAGGGTCAGACGGTAGTAGCAGACTGGACCTAGGTGTCCTGCCTCAGTCTTCTGTGGTAGTGAGGTCACACCAAATCCTGAGGCTCCAGTTGGGTGTGAAAACTTGCCATAATGTGTTGACTCAGGTGGACATACTGTCGTTAAATATCAAACAGGAAGAAGACTGGGGTGTATAGCATTAAGGGAAAATAAgggaaccattttttttttttttttttgcaaaccacctgcaaaaataataaaaattaacaaagtttTGTCGTATTGCATATTTACTGGGGCAGATGTCCATTGAGTATAAAACTTGAGATAAGCCTACTAATATTATTAGTGTTCTCAGTttagaatgaaatcttaaaaatcacaGATGTTTTCTTCAAAATCACCATTATGATTGTGGATTGAAATTTAAGGTTAAATTATAaagctttatatacattatgaagttTCTGAAGGTACTTGTTTTTCTGTGGGTCATTTGAGGGATGCCAGGAGAATATTTCTTGTCCCTAAATTTCTTTCTCACTGGTCTTCCTGGCATTaaagtttttaacttttggaTTATGATCATGGTGGACAGCTAAAGGGACCTCAGTGATAGACAGTAGTTTGTCAACTTGAATTATTAGTGCTCTAGCAGAGAGGAGAAACCTGACAGGATAGGTCACAGAATGGGTAAGTTTTGATgtaagcaggaaaaaataccAGCGAAGGGAACTCTGCATCATGGTGTGGACAAAGCTGaagtaaaatgtctttaaaaatgagaatgttcACAGAAAGGATAGTAGAAACTGTTGAATAATAATATTGACTGTCCCACAATTTTGTCTGGAATTTGCTCTGATGGCTAATAATGTATACTGGCTCtgggttttttctttcaataacaACACAGTTATTACATTTACATAGTGCTTTACAGGTTATCAAGCACGGCCATAGTCATGACCccattttttttcacctttttaaatttatttttttattatgttcagttagccactgtatagtacatcattagtttttgatgtagtgttcagtgattcattagttacgtataacacccagtgctcatcatagcatgTGTCCTCCTAATGCCCATGACCTCATTTAGGTGACGCTGTCAGTTAGCCAGGACAGGTACTAGTGGTACCATTTTTAGAGACAGTGAAATTGAGGCCCGGGGTTATTAAGTGATTTGTTCAAGGTTATATAACCAGGGTGTAGGGAAGCTGAGATGGGAACTTGCATCTTTTGGTTCtgaattctgtgttttttttccccatgccaTATTGGGCAGGGACAAGAATTTATGCTTCAGAGTCAGATGACCCAGCCTTGAacttgccactttttttttttctttcagctgtgtgaccttggacatatTACTAACtgttctgaatctcagtttctttatgtaTGAAAAATAAGACATAGCAATACCTACCttataggattgttgtgaagattccATTAGGTAAAGCAAGCAAAGCAGCCAGCTtaatacctggcacatggtaggtactcaatacaCGGAGCTATAAACGCCTGGAAAAGATACCTACTGTCCCTATTTCATAAACTTTTCCTACATTTAGAGGTGAAATGAAGagccagggcagggagcctgggtggctcagtcggttaaacgtctgccttcagctcaggtcatgggatcaagtcccgcatggggctccttgctcagcaggaagcctgcttctccctctccctctggctgccactccccctgcttgtgctccctctctccccccccccccccgcccccatgtcaaataaataaataaaatctttaaaaaaaaaaaagaagagccaggGCAACTTTCCAGTTTATTCAATGATACCATGTTTTCTGGGTTTACTTCAATTCCTGAAATGAGCTCCTGTGCATGTCTTGGGGGTACACCTGTATACACATACCCATCAGTACCCAGCATGCCTTGGGGCTACAGCAGTGGTTCTCTACGTTTCTAGGCTGTGCCGAACCAGATACAGTGACTGAACGTGGAGCATCTGTCTGCTGCAGATAACTGCAACCTGGATCCCAATCATAAATCTAACTCTACCACGTAGATCCTGGTTCAGTCACTGGACCTCAGAAGCACAGACTTTGTGCTCTCAAAATATCTGGATGATCCACAGAGTTCCTAGTTTGATGACTGAAAGGTTTGGGTGATTCCCTTTAGTAGACAAAACTATGGACTCAcaaaattacattgatttttgagtatactttatttataattattcattctttcttgaaATCTTTTAGAATCACCTTGATTAAAATCACTACACAAAATAACCTTcactgtatttattatatattgcaCAGAATGATTTAACACTTTATAAATATGTTTCGTTGATGCACAAATGGGAGAACCACCCTTTGCCAAAGGCACTACAGTAACTTAGTTCAATTTGGCTACGgtagcactttaaaaaatgaccatGAGATGGCGCTATGGCCAAGTAGATTAAGTATGTCTAAACTGTTTCCCCTAACTATATGGcatttgattcctttctttaaatatagAAGAATCTACTGTTCAActtaaaatattgattaaaagtGAGTCTTTTAATCACAGATCGAAAAATCATTCAAGCACTGTGTCTcactggggcggggtgggggtgttTTAAAAGCCTTAGTAGTCAGAAACTCCCCAGACTGAAAAAGGGTCCAAAGGTACCATTTTATTTAAGATCACTCAGCTATATAAAGGACCATTGTTTTCACCACCCTCGTAGAATTGTGTTAGTCTTCCCACAAAATTAGGCGAACTTCCAGTTTATTTAAAGAGCTGATACTTCTGTTACATTTTAATCTGCTTTGACAGCAATGGAAGGTCTTAGAAACTTTAGAACATGAATTCACATTTTAATTGACAGGATACAAACATGCAAACATGTGTATATACTGAGTGTTTTCATTAGTGACTCTTGCTTTTtctccatataaatatataaatatcgaATAAAGTGCATGAGAACATGTCTGTACATATACACAGATACATGTTTGTCTATGTACATTTGAGTAGATACTTACggaaagaaaaaacatacacATTTGTAATACATATGTCGTCAAAAGACATCTGTCAGGCAGTATTTATGTTCATTCTGATCAGGATTGAGTATATGGGGGTAGAATCTAatcttttctctaatattttatgaGATGTGCAGAGTTATAAGCTATGGCAAAATACATTAGAGCAGagattttttaacatttgtatttttataagttAGTATGGTATTATTAAAGTGGTTCAGGTCAAACACAGCGTTGATATAAGTGGTTTACTGTAAATTCTAGCTTTGAAAAACATACCTTCCAATGTATCTATAAGGATATAATTGGATAGCCTTGAAGCGTTTCCAAATTCCACAGTGGCATCTCCCACATCCTTTAGTTTTCAAATCTATAATATTTTCTCAAATGGCTTAGAGcaaaaaactatttttcatttaatagaaATACTTCAGTATTGTAACCAGGTATCATCTAACATCTATTTTAGTAAGGATGTATAATTTAATCTAGAGTAATATCAAGGTGAATTAACTGCTgttaatctctttctctctttagcaAACTTTTCTACAAAACACTCTATTACTGCTCTTTTTTATTAGGGAGTCCAGTGTCAGTGAGTAacaaataaattagatttttggggaagtaaaacaaaattttcttgaAACTTTAGTGATAGATTGTGATAGGTTGGGTCCATGTCGAGGTGTGAATTTCTAAACTACTTTCAACTTTTGACCTCCTGTAGTATTCCCCCCTCGCTCATTTGGTGGGTATTCCTTGGCAACCAATTGGGAAACTTATTGAGAAAACTACCCTCAGAGTCAAAACAAAcctttttcgggcgcctgggtggctcagtcgttaagcgtctgccttccgctcaggtcatgatcccagagtcctgggatcgagccccccatcgcatcgggctccctcctctgctggaagcctgcttctccctctcccgctccccctgcttgtgttctctctctcgctgtgtctctgtcaaagaaataaataaaatcttaaaaagaaaaagaaaggggcgcctgggtggctcagtcgttaggcgtctgccttccgctcaggtcatgatcccagggtcctgggatcgagccccgcatcgcatcgggctccctgctccgcgggaagcctgcttctccccctcccgctccccctgcttctgttcctgctctcgctgtctctctctctctgtcaaataaataaataaaatcttaaaaacaaacaaacaaaaaaaaaaaccaagcctTTTTCTGACCCAGGTAAGAAGAAAACAGCTTGAACCAATTCTCAAAATGTCTGTTAATTGGTATTTTTGACGAGGACCATTCCAATTAGGTCATTTTCTTTAAAGGCAGGGatcttgttttaattatttttatatctttagtaCCTAGGACGTTTCTTCACAGATAGTATACACCCAGTAGATGATCATGAGACCAAAGCTGAACAGTTTTAGTAAAGAATATAGACTGATCTGAAAGCATCAGTTTACCTAATGGGTGCCAATAGGAAAGCCACCTGCATTTTACAGAGGCGTCCTAAGCTTCTGCTGTCAGTAGCTAAAAACCCGAGTTTATTCCTCAATCTTGACACAGTTACATCAATACTGCTTACTGCTCAAAGGCGTGCATGCTCGGTGCAGTCATCAAAGAGCGCGTTACCAAACACTGCTATGGTGCTGTTGAGGAGAAGCAATTTCTAGAAACGTATTTGGTAATGTTAAATTTATCCTTTTGATAGTTTACCTAGTAGAACAAACACTAAACAAGACCACATTGGAGATTCAGAATAAAGCACAAAGAGTAGAATAGAAAGCAGCAGTAgttattaaataacattttaaaactttttcactTCTGAGAAGAATTAGCTTGAAATGCAGCAAATGCCAGCAACTTTGtgaatatttccaaatgacatctATGAAAAAGCAGGAATGAAAAAGTCATcaagtatttcatttaattatcttaGCAATACAGATTTCGTAACACTGTCCttagtgtctttttttgttgttcaaaatATGTAGCATAGTAAGTTTTAAAGAAGATCTTTCTTTAAGAGGTCATTATATTATATTCAACCAATTTTCACTATTTATAGCTATTGTTATTTACAGCAACAGGTAACCAACTCATGCCATCAATTAACAACAGAGTAGCAATGTTTCCACTTGAAATAGAAGGTAATTTAGACTTATTTATGGCCTCATTATAATTATACGATAAAAgctaattattttaaagacatatcatttacaatgttaaaaatatcataaagCTCACAGCTGAAATGCTGTCAGAACATTTTTGAAGTGCACATTTTGTATCATTTAaccctgcttttttgtttttttcattgacGGGATAAAATGAGGCATATAAATATTATTGTTGGTTCTACTAGACTggcctaattttttttccagtctccctgttttcttttctttccccagaaTAGGTGAAAATTTGCCAAGTGTGCCCCCTGTGGTTGCTATGGCAACTAGTCTATCACACACAGCTAACCTTTTCATTCACTGTGTTAATATTGTCTGTGGGAGCATCTTCTGAATGTTGTTTTCCTAGAGCAACCATACTGTAGTCATTATCTGTGCTCTTGGCATCtttctttgaattcttctttTGTCCCATTTGGAGTTGACTAGATTTGTAGGCCAAGGCTGGTATAGTGTTCACTAAAATTAATTGCAgtggttttttattttccttgtactGACACTGAATATACCGGGAAAAGGCTGACCTGTAGGTCTTGTTGAACAGTGTGTATACCAGTGGGTTGACTGCTGAGGAGAGGTAACCGATCCAAACGAACACGTTGAGCAGGGCTCCGATGATATCCTCATTGCAGGACTCTTTGCAGATGACGGCCATTATGTTTGTGATGAAGAATGGGCACCACATCACCACAAACAGAAAGAAGACAATGCCCAGCACCTTGCAAGCTTTTTGCTCGTTGCTGATGGACTGCATAGTCCTCCTGCCATAGGACCCTGGCTCCCTGTGGATCGATCGTTGGAAGAGCTTTTCCGAAGACAGGGAACTCTGAGGGAGGAAGCTGAAAGACGATAGTTTGGCCCGTGTGCCAAGATCACTCACACACAAAGTAGCTTCTTTCTGGAGTGACTTGATAGTTAGAAAGTAGGTGATCACCATGATGGTTAAGGGAATGAAGAATGACACGAAAGAGCCTATCAGGACAAAATTATCGTCCGCAAGTAAGCAACTCCCTTCCTTAAAGACCTTGGAATCATCCTGTAGGCCGAAGACTGGTATTGGCATAGATATACCTGGAGTTGGACAGAAAATGACACATGACTGTTAAGGAATTGTCTACATGAGGAGCATTGCTAAGTAATGGTGGCTGTGCAAAGAGTTCTATATCAACATTGTTTAAAAGCTCAATATATACTCACAGTGagaatttaaaattctcttgGACTGACAGATATTATGTGGTTattgtataaatttaatatatagttatatagttataCATAGTGACGTATTAGTTATATATAGTTGTAATATGcatatgaatataatatatattagctATATATAGTACATGGTTTCTTATCCTTGTATGTTATATTGCCCTATAGAGATAGTCCTTTAC
Above is a window of Neomonachus schauinslandi chromosome 3, ASM220157v2, whole genome shotgun sequence DNA encoding:
- the HTR2A gene encoding 5-hydroxytryptamine receptor 2A; protein product: MDILFEENASLSSTTNSLMQLNEDPRLYINDFNSGEANTSDAFNWTVDSENRTNLSCEGCLSPPCFSLLHLQEKNWSALLTAVVIILTIAGNILVIMAVSLEKKLQNATNYFLMSLAIADMLLGFLVMPVSMLTILYGYRWPLPSKLCAVWIYLDVLFSTASIMHLCAISLDRYVAIQNPIHHSRFNSRTKAFLKIIAVWTISVGISMPIPVFGLQDDSKVFKEGSCLLADDNFVLIGSFVSFFIPLTIMVITYFLTIKSLQKEATLCVSDLGTRAKLSSFSFLPQSSLSSEKLFQRSIHREPGSYGRRTMQSISNEQKACKVLGIVFFLFVVMWCPFFITNIMAVICKESCNEDIIGALLNVFVWIGYLSSAVNPLVYTLFNKTYRSAFSRYIQCQYKENKKPLQLILVNTIPALAYKSSQLQMGQKKNSKKDAKSTDNDYSMVALGKQHSEDAPTDNINTVNEKVSCV